The Castellaniella sp. genome includes a window with the following:
- a CDS encoding YhdP family protein, producing MRQFLSQFQSAWWRRLLLILLVLYFSLGLGLLAVRYLLAPHLNDWRPQIAAQLSHLSGTQASLGDIRLSWQGWNPRLEIQDLRLTDVSGQFKLAVPALKAYLDWMPSMLSGRLSLQVQGMDISLGRLADGRLHLLGYPLDSQTDTDQDALPGWLQWVLAQPLISFRDTTLRWHDQQAGTPELMLANVQAVLQQQGDQAVGLALSAQAPTAGDAALDVRLQVTDGQALAQGRLPAQWRAWLQLSHFSLPDWRAWLNVPDDLQQAMLTGQLWLQSGQETPRLTAQLDMAGLSWAFNPEEGVQVPAAAIWAQGRLDQWRALVLGQSLPQGLAFDVRAQGARLQQSAWFDLPLDIGEVALRGQLTRDEVWALQLQQLAWHNADIELQGQGHWTEQGVLGQLDFQGAIARAELNAIHRYLPREVDDDAREWLAKGLQAGTLRHGRWLLQGDLAEFPFGDHPQAGDFRVAGDFTGARIEFVPDGPASQVWPLLQDMDGTADLRRMDLQLTATRAQMLPMPDQPIRLWGLRARIPDMENDAILQVSGQTAADGAAYMALLRHSPIGALLDGVFDDAIATGDWQVPLSLTIPLNDTDASRVNGRVDIEKGRLQLLPQAPSFDAIHGSLHFNEDRVKLVQPLTAQLLGGAVSVSGELGDKTSAGLRFQGRLTAKALAKFIAVPGMQRIKGYLDYGARLSQRGRAYTFDLNSDTQGLALDFPAPLTKAADQARPLQLIWTDVDPQADQLHVQLGSEVRLDLQHLRKPRRGPYFQQALVGIGQAADGADAGLRVALHYPLIDLDRWNLIVDEFSIPRRNQGSTTKQGQRPLWPDLSLLSVQADQLRLMGTRLDRAVMRVVRTPDEHWSLNLRSEQTTGTLKWQERDGQVIGNMAGKFARLSLGDDAADTTSLLPDAQLDEAAAFDDELNLPGVVLQADELRLYGHPVGALSLEGVRDAAQHIWRLDQLVIGDADARLKGTGLWQLRGAGRGLSLKANVAIKNLGAWMTRAGYPDVLSGGAGTLTGNLRWLDLPWRRDKAALQGSLQFSLDEGRFQKVGSRTAKLLEILSLQSIMRLTHLEHSLESLPKDGFPFDQLRGALDLKQGVVHARDYKVIGPVGTILLEGSTNILHETLDLQAVIVPSLDVSGAALAAGIAINPLVGLGAFVTQWLLKAPLAKAMTVRYHVTGTWDEPVIRDVPVSAAAASSDAGSSRSPKSP from the coding sequence ATGCGCCAATTCCTCTCTCAGTTCCAGAGTGCCTGGTGGCGTCGCCTGCTGCTCATATTATTGGTTTTGTACTTCAGCCTGGGCCTGGGACTGCTGGCGGTGCGTTATCTGCTGGCGCCACACCTTAACGACTGGCGCCCCCAGATTGCCGCACAGTTGTCGCACCTAAGCGGCACGCAGGCGTCGCTGGGCGACATCCGCTTGTCCTGGCAGGGCTGGAATCCCCGACTGGAAATCCAGGATCTGCGCCTGACGGATGTTTCCGGCCAATTCAAGTTGGCGGTGCCAGCCTTGAAAGCGTATCTGGATTGGATGCCGTCGATGCTATCGGGCCGCTTGTCCTTGCAGGTGCAGGGCATGGATATCAGCCTGGGGCGCTTGGCCGATGGCCGCTTGCATCTGCTGGGCTATCCCCTGGACTCGCAGACTGACACGGATCAGGATGCTCTGCCGGGCTGGTTGCAGTGGGTGCTGGCCCAGCCGCTGATTTCTTTTCGGGACACGACCTTGCGCTGGCATGATCAGCAGGCAGGTACGCCGGAGCTCATGCTGGCGAACGTGCAGGCGGTATTGCAGCAGCAGGGCGATCAGGCCGTGGGTCTGGCCTTGTCAGCTCAGGCGCCGACGGCGGGCGATGCTGCACTGGATGTGCGTCTGCAGGTCACGGATGGTCAGGCCTTGGCCCAGGGCCGTTTGCCCGCCCAGTGGCGGGCCTGGTTGCAGTTATCGCATTTCAGCCTGCCGGATTGGCGCGCTTGGCTGAATGTGCCCGATGACCTGCAGCAAGCAATGTTGACAGGGCAATTATGGCTGCAGTCCGGGCAGGAAACGCCACGCCTGACAGCGCAGCTGGATATGGCGGGCCTGTCCTGGGCCTTTAATCCTGAAGAAGGTGTTCAGGTGCCTGCCGCAGCCATCTGGGCCCAGGGGAGGCTGGATCAATGGCGTGCCTTGGTGCTGGGGCAGAGCCTGCCGCAAGGGCTGGCTTTTGATGTCCGCGCCCAGGGCGCCCGCCTGCAGCAGTCGGCATGGTTTGATCTGCCGTTGGACATCGGCGAGGTGGCGCTGCGAGGGCAACTGACCCGGGACGAGGTCTGGGCGCTGCAGCTGCAACAATTGGCCTGGCATAACGCTGATATCGAATTGCAGGGGCAGGGGCATTGGACCGAGCAGGGGGTACTGGGCCAGTTGGATTTCCAGGGGGCGATTGCCCGGGCTGAACTCAATGCCATCCATCGCTATTTGCCGCGCGAAGTCGATGATGATGCCCGTGAGTGGCTGGCAAAGGGCTTGCAGGCGGGCACTTTACGCCATGGCCGCTGGCTGCTGCAGGGCGATTTGGCCGAGTTTCCTTTTGGCGATCATCCGCAAGCAGGGGATTTTCGGGTGGCGGGCGACTTCACCGGGGCGCGGATCGAATTTGTCCCGGATGGCCCCGCATCACAAGTCTGGCCCTTGTTGCAGGACATGGATGGTACGGCTGATTTGCGGCGCATGGATTTGCAGCTGACGGCGACTCGGGCGCAGATGCTGCCCATGCCCGATCAGCCTATCCGGCTGTGGGGTTTGCGGGCCCGTATCCCCGACATGGAAAACGATGCCATCTTGCAGGTTTCGGGTCAGACCGCCGCAGATGGGGCGGCCTATATGGCGCTGCTGCGGCATTCGCCCATCGGTGCGCTGTTGGATGGTGTGTTTGATGACGCCATCGCGACGGGAGACTGGCAGGTGCCGCTATCCTTGACGATTCCATTGAATGATACGGATGCCAGTCGGGTGAATGGGCGGGTGGATATAGAAAAGGGCCGCTTGCAGCTCCTGCCTCAGGCCCCCTCGTTTGATGCCATCCATGGCAGTCTGCACTTTAATGAAGACCGGGTAAAACTGGTGCAGCCGCTGACTGCCCAGTTGCTTGGGGGGGCGGTCAGCGTCAGTGGGGAATTGGGTGACAAGACTAGCGCTGGGCTGCGCTTTCAGGGGCGTTTGACAGCCAAGGCGCTGGCTAAGTTTATCGCTGTGCCGGGGATGCAGCGCATTAAGGGCTACCTGGACTATGGCGCTCGCCTGAGCCAGCGTGGACGGGCATATACCTTTGATCTGAATTCCGATACCCAGGGCTTGGCGCTGGATTTTCCTGCCCCTTTGACGAAGGCTGCCGATCAGGCCCGTCCATTGCAGCTGATCTGGACGGATGTCGATCCCCAAGCAGATCAGTTGCATGTGCAGCTGGGCAGTGAGGTCCGTCTGGATCTGCAGCATTTGCGCAAGCCCCGTCGGGGTCCATATTTTCAGCAGGCTCTGGTAGGGATCGGGCAGGCGGCTGATGGGGCTGACGCAGGCCTGCGGGTGGCCTTGCATTATCCGCTGATCGATCTGGATCGTTGGAACCTGATTGTGGATGAGTTCTCTATCCCCCGCCGCAATCAGGGGAGCACGACGAAGCAGGGCCAGCGGCCATTGTGGCCAGATCTGTCCTTGCTCAGTGTGCAGGCTGATCAGTTGCGCTTGATGGGCACCCGCTTGGACCGTGCCGTGATGCGGGTCGTGCGTACCCCTGACGAGCATTGGTCGCTGAATCTGCGTTCCGAGCAAACCACGGGCACCTTGAAATGGCAGGAACGGGATGGCCAGGTCATTGGCAATATGGCGGGGAAATTTGCGCGCCTGAGCCTGGGCGATGACGCAGCGGATACGACTTCCTTGCTGCCCGATGCCCAACTGGACGAAGCTGCCGCTTTTGATGATGAGCTGAATTTGCCGGGGGTGGTGCTGCAGGCCGACGAGTTGCGGCTATACGGCCATCCGGTAGGGGCCTTGTCGCTGGAGGGCGTGCGCGATGCTGCCCAGCATATCTGGCGTTTGGATCAGTTGGTCATCGGCGATGCAGATGCACGCCTGAAGGGGACGGGGCTGTGGCAACTGCGGGGGGCTGGTCGGGGGCTTAGCTTGAAGGCCAATGTCGCGATCAAGAATCTCGGCGCCTGGATGACGCGGGCAGGCTATCCGGATGTATTGTCCGGAGGCGCAGGCACCCTGACGGGTAATTTGCGATGGCTGGATTTGCCCTGGCGCCGCGACAAGGCTGCACTGCAGGGTAGTCTGCAGTTTTCTCTGGACGAGGGGCGCTTCCAGAAGGTCGGGTCGCGCACGGCCAAGCTGCTGGAAATCCTGTCATTGCAATCCATCATGCGCTTGACGCACCTGGAGCATAGTCTGGAAAGTTTACCCAAGGATGGTTTCCCCTTTGATCAACTGCGTGGTGCCCTGGATCTGAAGCAGGGGGTGGTGCATGCTCGCGACTATAAGGTCATCGGCCCGGTAGGGACGATTTTGCTGGAAGGCAGCACCAATATTCTGCATGAAACCCTGGATTTGCAGGCCGTGATTGTCCCCAGCCTGGATGTCAGTGGCGCTGCCCTGGCCGCCGGTATTGCCATCAATCCGCTGGTGGGCTTGGGGGCGTTCGTCACCCAGTGGCTGCTGAAGGCGCCTCTGGCCAAGGCCATGACGGTGCGCTACCACGTGACAGGCACCTGGGATGAACCGGTTATCCGGGATGTCCCGGTCAGCGCAGCTGCAGCGTCTTCAGATGCAGGCTCGTCTCGGTCGCCGAAATCCCCTTGA